The following coding sequences lie in one Apium graveolens cultivar Ventura chromosome 1, ASM990537v1, whole genome shotgun sequence genomic window:
- the LOC141710981 gene encoding uncharacterized protein LOC141710981, whose protein sequence is MSFSFPFDLNLPAEETGQTHEEEDVHHHKSRAKLSCDSRMQIVMWLLNNQIEGKLKHGEIQEVTTLFNVTRRTINTIWATARRQNRASQPYNMSTNGHNSGRKRIQVQPSAITEINMGDRACIRDLAVQLKVSSTTANRMIKRGLIKPHTNPLHPALKEANLFQRVKWVLNLLMGDTPTTKRQYYPMFNFVHIDEKWFYLSKKSQRVYLERNEKGKYKAAKSSKFIPKVMFTAAVARPRFNQENTECTFDGKIGIFPFTYQAPAWRASKYRAKGTVVTKVVESVGRKETRSMLINDIIPAIMQKWPISEGYKTIYIQQDNARTHITQDDPEWQQVHNQGDFTFYLVQQPPNIPDLNILDLGFFRSIQSLMHKKMPKDVDDMLNAVHQAFYELDPRTLANIWLSYQYVMNEVLKVKGSNDYLVPHVNQKN, encoded by the coding sequence ATGAGTTTTTCCTTCCCTTTTGATTTGAATCTACCAGCTGAAGAAACAGGGCAAACACATGAAGAGGAGGATGTTCATCATCACAAATCAAGGGCAAAGCTCAGCTGTGACAGTAGAATGCAAATTGTAATGTGGCTTCTGAACAACCAGATAGAGGGGAAACTCAAACATGGTGAAATCCAAGAAGTGACAACATTATTCAATGTAACAAGGAGGACAATAAACACAATATGGGCAACTGCAAGGAGGCAAAACAGAGCAAGTCAGCCATATAACATGTCAACAAATGGACATAACTCAGGGAGAAAAAGAATACAAGTACAGCCAAGTGCAATAACTGAAATAAACATGGGAGACAGAGCATGCATAAGGGACTTGGCAGTACAACTTAAGGTATCATCAACAACAGCAAATAGAATGATAAAGAGGGGACTAATTAAACCACACACAAACCCTTTACATCCTGCTTTAAAAGAGGCAAATCTCTTTCAAAGGGTTAAATGGGTTCTGAACTTATTAATGGGAGATACACCTACAACAAAGAGGCAGTATTATCCAATGTTCAATTTTGTACACATTGATGAAAAGTGGTTTTATCTAAGTAAAAAATCACAGAGAGTATACCTTGAAAGGAATGAAAAAGGCAAGTACAAAGCAGCAAAGTCAAGCAAATTCATACCAAAGGTCATGTTTACAGCAGCTGTAGCTAGACCAAGATTTAATCAAGAGAATACAGAGTGTACCTTTGATGGGAAGATAGGTATCTTCCCATTCACTTACCAAGCACCAGCTTGGAGAGCATCCAAGTACAGAGCAAAGGGGACAGTGGTCACAAAGGTTGTTGAATCAGTGGGGAGAAAGGAAACAAGGAGCATGTTAATCAATGACATTATACCAGCTATCATGCAGAAATGGCCAATAAGTGAAGGATATAAAACAATATACATACAACAGGATAATGCAAGAACACACATAACCCAAGATGACCCAGAGTGGCAACAAGTACATAACCAAGGGGACTTCACTTTCTATTTGGTGCAACAACCACCAAATATCCCAGATTTGAATATTCTGGACTTAGGTTTTTTCAGAAGCATTCAATCTTTGATGCACAAAAAGATGCCAAAAGATGTGGATGACATGTTGAATGCAGTGCATCAGGCCTTTTATGAACTAGATCCAAGGACACTAGCAAATATATGGTTGTCATATCAATATGTTATGAATGAAGTGCTCAAGGTAAAAGGCTCAAATGACTACCTAGTGCCTCATGTAAACCAAAAAAACTAG